A portion of the bacterium genome contains these proteins:
- a CDS encoding branched-chain amino acid transaminase codes for MAKQLAFFKGKIVPIEEANISILTHAFNYGTGCFEGIRGYWNPEKEEMFALFLEEHYRRMFRSAKILFMEVPYTLTELVEITMDLIRQCDYRQDIYIRPTLYKEDPVMGVRLHNLTDALCIYVIPMGTYVDVDRGLKCGVSSWRRIDDNAIPARAKVVGGYINSALAKTEAYHRGFDEAIFLNADGHVCEGSAENLFIVREGMLVTPGQYDNILEGVTRRAIMEIAEKELGLTTDCRPIDRTELMIADEMMLCGTGAQVAWVESVDNRSIGDGTMGPITHKIREIYYDAVRGNLPEYRHWVKPVYGSQAPSVASDKAAASRP; via the coding sequence ATGGCAAAACAGCTGGCCTTCTTCAAGGGCAAGATCGTTCCCATCGAAGAAGCGAACATCAGCATCCTGACCCACGCCTTCAACTACGGCACGGGCTGCTTCGAGGGGATCCGCGGCTACTGGAACCCCGAGAAGGAGGAGATGTTCGCCCTCTTCCTCGAGGAACACTACCGCCGGATGTTCCGCTCGGCCAAGATCCTCTTCATGGAGGTCCCCTATACCCTGACCGAGCTGGTCGAGATCACGATGGACCTGATCCGTCAGTGCGACTACCGGCAGGACATCTACATCCGCCCGACCCTCTACAAGGAGGATCCGGTGATGGGGGTCCGCCTGCACAACCTCACGGACGCCCTCTGCATCTACGTGATCCCCATGGGCACCTACGTGGACGTGGACCGTGGCCTCAAGTGCGGCGTCAGCTCGTGGCGCCGGATCGACGACAACGCGATCCCCGCCCGCGCCAAGGTCGTCGGCGGCTACATCAACTCGGCCCTCGCCAAGACCGAGGCCTACCACCGCGGCTTCGACGAGGCGATCTTCCTGAACGCCGACGGTCACGTCTGCGAGGGCTCGGCTGAGAACCTGTTCATCGTCCGCGAGGGGATGCTCGTCACCCCCGGCCAGTACGACAACATCCTCGAAGGCGTGACCCGCCGCGCGATCATGGAGATCGCCGAGAAGGAGCTGGGCCTCACCACCGACTGCCGTCCCATCGACCGCACCGAGCTGATGATCGCCGACGAGATGATGCTCTGCGGCACCGGCGCCCAGGTCGCCTGGGTCGAGAGCGTGGACAACCGCTCGATCGGCGACGGCACCATGGGCCCCATCACCCACAAGATCCGCGAGATCTACTACGACGCCGTCCGCGGCAACCTGCCCGAGTACCGCCACTGGGTCAAGCCCGTCTACGGCTCCCAGGCCCCCAGCGTGGCCTCCGACAAGGCTGCGGCGAGCCGCCCGTAG
- a CDS encoding carboxypeptidase regulatory-like domain-containing protein has product MNARRLLNIITTLLAVSAVVGCGRVPTQPFEGDGSGTGGFGQISQVPTGEIRGRVVNAQSNLGIAGVTVTLMGSAIGSNRSTVTDGAGEFTLTQVPATKQKLSLSKPGYTYLASNGDVIVDVMAGTSVTAPQILMSEGIDLLPNAFVGAFNGVKRPKYLAIDTTRNFIYAASLTKEDPIFGWNTPIERDQIQRFDLNGGLLKSFGTTYNFLINGDKHIFQPEGMTTDQGGNLLLTDPKGFTGPDNPVKRYDLNGKIIAPVQGSFNDVGKPLDIAVLPKRGGFAVVNTLGQILIYNSALKLEKKIAVGPTLKAITADKDDNLYAVDAGQGYVIKKFDLKSATPEQPVFYTGSIGGRGANQYNKPSDIAVDNRNGDIYVVDQGNNRVVRLSSQGTYLSEFGGMGGAADVNRNIAQFNEPTGIVVDNNGYLYVSDHKNDRIMKFAPSPLRQVGQSF; this is encoded by the coding sequence GTGAACGCACGCCGCTTGCTCAACATCATCACCACGCTGCTGGCCGTCTCGGCGGTCGTCGGATGCGGGCGCGTCCCCACCCAGCCCTTCGAAGGCGACGGCAGCGGCACCGGTGGCTTCGGCCAGATCTCGCAGGTCCCCACCGGCGAAATCCGCGGTCGCGTCGTCAACGCCCAGAGCAACCTCGGCATCGCCGGCGTCACCGTGACCCTGATGGGCTCGGCCATCGGCAGCAACCGCAGCACCGTCACCGACGGCGCGGGCGAGTTCACCCTCACCCAGGTGCCCGCCACCAAGCAGAAGCTCAGCCTGAGCAAGCCTGGCTACACCTACCTGGCCTCGAACGGCGACGTGATCGTCGACGTGATGGCCGGCACCAGCGTCACCGCCCCTCAGATCCTGATGAGCGAAGGGATCGACCTGCTGCCCAACGCCTTCGTCGGTGCCTTCAACGGCGTCAAGCGTCCCAAGTACCTGGCCATCGACACCACCCGCAACTTCATCTACGCCGCCAGCCTCACCAAGGAAGACCCCATCTTCGGCTGGAACACCCCCATCGAGCGTGACCAGATCCAGCGCTTCGACCTCAACGGCGGCCTGCTCAAGTCGTTCGGCACCACCTACAACTTCCTGATCAACGGCGACAAGCACATCTTCCAGCCCGAAGGGATGACCACCGACCAGGGCGGCAACCTCCTGCTCACCGACCCCAAGGGCTTCACCGGTCCCGACAACCCCGTCAAGCGCTACGACCTCAACGGCAAGATCATCGCCCCGGTCCAGGGTTCCTTCAACGACGTGGGCAAGCCCCTCGACATCGCGGTCCTCCCCAAGCGCGGCGGTTTCGCGGTGGTCAACACCCTCGGCCAGATCCTGATCTACAACTCGGCCCTCAAGCTCGAGAAGAAGATCGCCGTCGGCCCCACCCTCAAGGCCATCACCGCCGACAAGGACGACAACCTCTACGCGGTGGACGCCGGCCAGGGCTACGTCATCAAGAAGTTCGACCTCAAGTCGGCCACCCCCGAGCAGCCCGTCTTCTACACCGGCAGCATCGGCGGCCGCGGCGCCAACCAGTACAACAAGCCCAGCGACATCGCGGTCGACAACCGCAACGGCGACATCTACGTGGTCGACCAGGGCAACAACCGCGTGGTCCGACTGAGCAGCCAGGGCACCTACCTCTCGGAGTTCGGCGGGATGGGCGGCGCGGCTGACGTCAACCGCAACATCGCCCAGTTCAACGAGCCCACCGGCATCGTCGTCGACAACAACGGCTACCTCTACGTCAGCGACCACAAGAACGACCGCATCATGAAGTTCGCCCCCTCGCCCCTCCGCCAGGTCGGCCAGAGCTTCTAA
- a CDS encoding C1 family peptidase, with protein sequence MKTKAFAWLSSTVVLAGILAGCGINSGVGINSGATVSKTTKIFADGNGVARRFGYKFVGGHLGMPGIGLPNRALLPASVDLRTTGKVSPVYDQGQLGACTAFAMGKGLRETLTNMSGAPSQSLSAMYLYYKERERMGTINEDSGAMMVDGMEVLKANGNALDSTMPYVVSKFKEAPSAKAEAEAAAFKIEDFTLLNGLDQLKAELAKGNPGVFGYTVYKSFMTPAVAKTGMMPMPKPGEQILGGHAVFIVGYDDAKQVLIIKNSWGGGWGDKGYFYMPYAYVTADKVDEIYVAKASNR encoded by the coding sequence GTGAAGACCAAAGCCTTTGCCTGGTTGTCGTCCACCGTCGTCCTCGCCGGCATCCTCGCCGGTTGCGGCATCAACTCGGGCGTCGGGATCAACAGTGGCGCGACCGTCAGCAAGACCACCAAGATCTTCGCGGACGGCAACGGCGTGGCCCGTCGCTTCGGCTACAAGTTCGTCGGCGGCCACCTGGGCATGCCCGGCATCGGCCTTCCCAACCGCGCGCTTCTCCCCGCGAGCGTCGACCTCCGCACCACCGGCAAGGTGAGCCCCGTGTACGACCAGGGCCAGCTCGGCGCCTGCACCGCGTTCGCGATGGGCAAGGGCCTCCGCGAGACCCTGACCAACATGTCCGGCGCCCCCTCGCAGTCCCTCAGCGCGATGTACCTGTACTACAAGGAGCGCGAGCGGATGGGCACCATCAACGAGGACTCCGGCGCGATGATGGTCGACGGCATGGAGGTCCTCAAGGCCAACGGCAACGCCCTCGACAGCACCATGCCCTACGTCGTCTCCAAGTTCAAGGAGGCGCCCAGCGCCAAGGCTGAGGCCGAAGCCGCCGCCTTCAAGATCGAGGACTTCACCCTCCTCAACGGCCTCGACCAGCTCAAGGCCGAGCTCGCTAAGGGCAACCCGGGCGTCTTCGGTTACACCGTCTACAAGAGCTTCATGACCCCCGCTGTGGCCAAGACCGGCATGATGCCGATGCCCAAGCCCGGCGAGCAGATCCTCGGCGGCCACGCGGTCTTCATCGTCGGCTACGACGACGCCAAGCAGGTTCTCATCATCAAGAACAGCTGGGGCGGCGGCTGGGGCGACAAGGGCTACTTCTACATGCCCTACGCCTACGTGACGGCCGACAAGGTCGACGAGATCTACGTCGCCAAGGCCAGCAACCGCTAA
- a CDS encoding DUF3326 domain-containing protein has protein sequence MIRPFTALMIVPTGLGAEVGGYAGDATPAANLLAAACDRLVTHPNVVNAASLFAARPNVWYVEGGMLDRFCLGEGALRPVRSNRVGLLIDRTIVDQDPEGLLHLLTAADACRAVQGVPMVGWLPTSEPVRSRIVLGEQGASSGEVENPQVLLEGAKALLAQGAEAIALVTRMPELPEAETEAYLAGGGPDPIGGLEAVLSHVVTRGLGVPCAHAPYESPDRPMRVDPRVAAESVGFTFLPCILEGLRRAPRLVPLAEREATDLLFAQVDAVVAPWGACGGIPVLAAHRLGLPIVAVRDNRVASQADPVALGLSGVLEVGSYLEAAGALLALKEGLAPAAILRPLPALPALR, from the coding sequence ATGATCCGTCCTTTCACTGCTTTGATGATCGTTCCCACCGGCCTCGGCGCCGAGGTCGGCGGGTACGCCGGCGACGCGACGCCCGCAGCCAACCTGCTTGCGGCGGCCTGCGATCGCCTCGTCACCCACCCCAACGTCGTCAACGCGGCGAGCCTCTTTGCGGCCCGGCCCAACGTCTGGTACGTGGAGGGCGGGATGCTCGATCGCTTCTGCCTGGGCGAGGGGGCCCTGCGGCCGGTGCGCTCCAACCGCGTGGGCCTCTTGATCGATCGCACCATCGTCGACCAGGACCCGGAGGGGCTCCTGCACCTGCTGACGGCGGCGGATGCCTGCCGGGCGGTCCAGGGCGTGCCCATGGTGGGCTGGCTGCCCACCTCTGAGCCGGTGCGCTCGCGGATCGTGCTCGGCGAGCAGGGCGCGAGCTCGGGCGAGGTCGAGAACCCCCAGGTACTGCTCGAAGGGGCGAAAGCCCTGCTCGCGCAAGGCGCCGAGGCGATCGCCCTGGTGACGCGCATGCCGGAGCTTCCTGAGGCCGAGACCGAGGCCTATCTTGCGGGCGGCGGCCCGGACCCCATCGGGGGGCTGGAGGCCGTCCTCTCGCATGTGGTGACCCGTGGGTTGGGGGTGCCGTGTGCTCATGCCCCTTACGAGTCGCCGGACCGGCCCATGCGGGTGGACCCGCGGGTGGCCGCCGAGTCGGTCGGCTTCACCTTCCTGCCCTGCATCCTGGAGGGCCTGCGCCGCGCCCCGCGCCTGGTGCCCCTTGCGGAGCGCGAGGCGACGGATCTCCTGTTCGCCCAGGTGGACGCCGTGGTCGCGCCGTGGGGGGCCTGCGGCGGCATCCCGGTGCTCGCGGCCCATCGCCTCGGCCTGCCGATCGTTGCCGTGCGCGACAACCGCGTCGCCTCCCAGGCGGATCCCGTCGCCCTGGGCCTCTCGGGAGTCCTTGAGGTCGGCTCGTATCTAGAGGCGGCCGGCGCCTTGCTCGCCTTGAAAGAGGGGCTCGCCCCCGCCGCCATCCTGCGCCCATTGCCCGCGCTTCCGGCCCTGCGCTAG
- a CDS encoding FliA/WhiG family RNA polymerase sigma factor: MAATGTAELWKKFTTEGDRESREQLILQYAPLVRYVVGRLAVTLPATIDHDDLYGYGVIGLIHAIERFSPERGVKFETFAMTRVRGAIIDELRSQDWVPRSVRARGRELSAAISQLEASLGRHASEAEIAQSMGISTDELAGMMSAATSPFLSLDELVQVSEDGQSLSWVDTMMDDRPGPSAQLEDREFREQLAMAIDALPPREKQLLALYYHEGLTLKEIGQVLGVTESRVCQLHTQAALRLRTAINRYLGIEGPAKPARAARAKS; the protein is encoded by the coding sequence ATGGCGGCCACCGGCACGGCTGAGCTCTGGAAGAAATTCACGACCGAGGGTGACCGAGAGAGCCGCGAGCAGCTGATCCTCCAGTACGCCCCCTTGGTTCGTTACGTGGTGGGCCGCCTTGCCGTCACCCTGCCTGCGACCATCGACCACGACGACCTGTACGGATACGGCGTCATCGGCCTGATCCACGCCATCGAGCGCTTCTCGCCCGAGCGGGGCGTCAAGTTCGAAACCTTCGCCATGACCCGGGTCCGGGGGGCCATCATCGACGAACTGCGCAGCCAGGACTGGGTGCCGCGCTCGGTCCGCGCCCGCGGCCGCGAGCTCTCGGCGGCCATTAGCCAGCTGGAAGCCTCCCTCGGCCGCCATGCGAGCGAGGCCGAGATTGCCCAGTCCATGGGGATCTCGACCGACGAGCTCGCAGGCATGATGTCGGCTGCGACCTCGCCCTTCCTGTCGCTCGACGAGCTGGTCCAGGTCAGCGAGGACGGCCAGAGCCTCAGCTGGGTCGACACCATGATGGACGACCGGCCGGGTCCTAGCGCCCAGCTGGAGGACCGCGAGTTCCGCGAGCAGCTGGCCATGGCCATCGATGCCCTGCCCCCTCGCGAGAAGCAGCTCTTGGCCCTGTATTACCACGAGGGCCTGACCCTCAAGGAGATCGGCCAGGTCCTGGGGGTCACCGAGTCCCGCGTCTGCCAGCTTCACACCCAGGCGGCCCTGCGCCTGCGCACGGCCATCAATCGTTACCTGGGCATCGAGGGGCCGGCCAAGCCCGCCCGCGCCGCACGCGCCAAGTCCTAG
- a CDS encoding PilZ domain-containing protein encodes MKLPIQPGQTLQMLVPVGARTVPCQAVVLRMGNRTFETALPQRHGLKIPVEVDHLTVSLTLPDAVYTLKCPVIVVNSEGLTLGLPPEHDVRRVQRREFVRVPASLPCTVEPEQTEEAKARQREQLPEGIEPDDYGAPVTAYVQDLSGGGCSLLMPVDLPRNTRLRITFELPQEGEVLVVGAVVRASSVQTRKGPRVLMGVDFGKLDEGLRSRLVRYVFSIQREMARKARLDREWLER; translated from the coding sequence ATGAAGCTACCGATTCAACCGGGTCAGACCCTCCAGATGCTCGTCCCTGTCGGCGCCCGCACCGTGCCGTGCCAGGCCGTCGTGCTGCGGATGGGCAATCGTACCTTCGAGACGGCTCTGCCCCAGCGGCACGGTCTCAAGATTCCCGTCGAGGTGGATCACCTCACGGTCTCGCTCACCCTGCCCGATGCGGTCTACACCCTCAAGTGCCCGGTGATCGTGGTCAACTCGGAAGGTCTGACGCTCGGCTTGCCGCCCGAGCATGACGTGCGCCGCGTGCAACGCCGGGAGTTCGTCCGGGTGCCGGCCTCGCTGCCGTGCACGGTGGAGCCCGAGCAGACCGAAGAGGCCAAGGCCCGCCAGCGCGAGCAGTTGCCCGAGGGCATCGAGCCCGATGATTACGGCGCGCCGGTCACCGCTTACGTTCAGGATCTCTCGGGCGGCGGCTGTTCGCTCTTGATGCCGGTCGATCTGCCGCGCAACACCCGGCTCCGCATCACCTTCGAGCTGCCCCAGGAGGGCGAGGTCCTCGTGGTCGGCGCCGTCGTCCGCGCTTCGAGCGTGCAGACCCGCAAGGGTCCCCGCGTCCTGATGGGGGTCGACTTCGGCAAGCTGGACGAGGGCCTTCGCAGCCGCCTGGTGCGCTACGTCTTCTCGATCCAGCGTGAGATGGCCCGCAAGGCCCGCCTCGATCGCGAGTGGCTGGAGCGATGA
- the flhA gene encoding flagellar biosynthesis protein FlhA, with the protein MATGAAIKSPASGLNRIIQQSDLVLAIIMVVIVGMLIIPLPSALLDIFLVLNITGSLLMLLISLYVLEPVQFNTFPSLLLVLTLFRLALNVSTSRLILLHGEAGHVVEAFGNFVVQGNYVVGIIIFLILTVIQFMVITNGSGRISEVAARFTLDAMPGKQMAVDADLNAGLINEDQAKERRKALQREADFYGTMDGATKFTKGDAIAGLIITGVNIVGGILIGVFQQHRDIMQALQLFTLLTIGDGLVSAIPALLISTGTGILVSRAAADVNLGQNIANQVLANPKPLMIVSAMLVVMSVVPGLPFLPFLMVGGGIGALAYVLRRNEQEAERAAETAKANEAEAAVTPKGPENVMNLLKVDPMELEIGYRLIPLVDAAQGGDLLDRITMIRRQTAIKLGLVLPPIRVRDNLQLKPKEYRINLRGIEIARSEIQIDHYMAMNAGMAVEQLDGIPTVEPVFGLPAVWITEDLKERAELAGYTVFDASSVVATHLTEVIKAHAPEILTRQDVQGLLDNIKQDSPAVVTELVPDLLGVGDIQRILQNLLKDRVSVRDLLPVLESLATNARITKDLDMLTEHARAALARSICKASLGHDGALSVVTLDPNLEQLLGNSIQVTEQGAFVALEPGTASRLIRNMSELVERLMAQGHVPVVLCSSKVRLVFRRLIERKFPNLSVLAYNEVVPPQTEVRSLGVIAL; encoded by the coding sequence ATGGCAACCGGTGCAGCGATAAAGTCCCCGGCCTCCGGCCTCAACCGAATCATCCAGCAGAGCGATCTCGTGCTCGCGATCATCATGGTGGTGATCGTGGGGATGCTCATCATCCCGCTGCCGAGCGCGCTGCTGGACATCTTCCTGGTCCTGAACATCACGGGCAGCCTCTTGATGCTGCTCATCTCACTCTATGTCCTGGAGCCCGTCCAGTTCAACACCTTCCCGTCGCTGCTGCTGGTCCTGACGCTCTTCCGGCTCGCGCTGAACGTCTCGACCTCGCGCCTGATCCTCCTGCACGGCGAGGCGGGGCACGTGGTCGAGGCCTTCGGTAACTTCGTCGTCCAGGGCAACTACGTGGTCGGGATCATCATCTTCTTGATCCTGACCGTCATCCAGTTCATGGTCATCACCAACGGTTCGGGCCGCATCTCGGAAGTGGCCGCCCGCTTCACCCTGGACGCCATGCCGGGTAAGCAAATGGCGGTCGACGCCGACCTCAACGCCGGCCTCATCAACGAGGACCAGGCCAAGGAGCGCCGCAAGGCCCTCCAGCGCGAGGCCGACTTCTACGGGACCATGGACGGTGCCACCAAGTTCACCAAGGGCGATGCGATCGCGGGCCTCATCATCACCGGCGTCAACATCGTCGGCGGCATCCTGATCGGGGTCTTCCAGCAGCACCGCGACATCATGCAGGCGCTGCAGCTCTTTACCCTGTTGACCATCGGCGACGGCCTGGTCTCGGCGATCCCCGCCCTGCTCATCTCGACCGGCACGGGCATCCTGGTCTCGCGCGCGGCCGCCGACGTGAACCTGGGCCAGAACATCGCCAACCAGGTCCTGGCCAACCCCAAGCCCCTGATGATCGTCTCGGCGATGCTGGTGGTCATGTCGGTGGTCCCCGGCCTGCCCTTCCTGCCCTTCCTCATGGTGGGCGGCGGGATCGGCGCGTTGGCCTACGTCCTGCGGCGCAACGAGCAGGAGGCCGAGCGTGCGGCCGAGACGGCCAAGGCGAACGAGGCCGAGGCCGCCGTGACCCCCAAGGGCCCCGAGAACGTCATGAACCTCCTCAAGGTCGACCCCATGGAGCTCGAGATCGGCTACCGCCTGATCCCCTTGGTGGACGCGGCCCAGGGGGGCGATTTGCTGGATCGCATCACCATGATCCGCCGCCAGACGGCGATCAAGCTGGGCCTGGTGCTGCCGCCCATCCGCGTGCGCGACAACCTCCAGCTCAAGCCCAAGGAGTACCGCATCAACCTGCGCGGCATCGAGATCGCTCGCAGCGAGATCCAGATCGACCACTACATGGCCATGAACGCCGGGATGGCCGTCGAGCAGCTCGACGGGATCCCCACGGTCGAGCCGGTCTTCGGTTTGCCGGCGGTCTGGATCACCGAGGACCTCAAGGAGCGCGCGGAGCTTGCGGGCTACACCGTCTTCGACGCGTCGAGCGTGGTGGCCACCCACCTGACCGAGGTGATCAAGGCCCACGCCCCCGAGATCCTCACCCGCCAGGACGTGCAGGGCCTGCTGGATAACATCAAGCAGGACTCGCCCGCAGTGGTCACCGAGCTGGTGCCCGACCTCTTGGGCGTCGGCGACATCCAGCGGATCCTCCAGAACCTCCTCAAGGACCGGGTGTCAGTCCGCGACCTCTTGCCGGTGCTCGAAAGCCTCGCCACCAACGCTCGCATCACCAAGGACCTGGACATGCTCACCGAGCATGCCCGCGCAGCGCTCGCGCGCTCCATCTGCAAGGCCTCCCTCGGCCACGACGGCGCCCTGTCGGTGGTGACGCTCGATCCCAACCTCGAGCAGCTCCTGGGCAACTCTATCCAGGTCACCGAGCAAGGGGCGTTCGTCGCCCTGGAGCCCGGCACGGCGAGCCGTCTCATCCGCAACATGAGCGAGCTGGTCGAGCGTTTGATGGCCCAGGGTCACGTGCCGGTGGTGCTCTGCTCCTCAAAGGTGCGACTGGTTTTCAGGAGATTGATCGAGCGGAAGTTCCCCAACCTGTCGGTGCTCGCTTACAATGAGGTAGTGCCGCCTCAAACCGAAGTGCGCTCGCTCGGCGTCATTGCCCTCTAA
- a CDS encoding HAMP domain-containing protein yields MRFTLRVRILSGFLVMIALIAGLGVGSILSVQRVQGLLAATYQKDLTGLNESAETLAQLHNLRVGAHRYVGAPTPERGARIASTLDGDLTDFKKMLVSLEQLDAVKEGQVSLSTFNTETEAFIGIVRQAMVQKQTRGAAEAAWLLERDGRDRFLKAEEAIQQLHDRIQADAKARYEASVQDAQRSLALTLGFIVVALGAALAMAWVLARSIVNPIQRMQIAAQAIARGELDQDVREARQDELGDMAQSFQEMTGYLKEVAHVASAMSDGDLSRSLTPKSERDRLGTAVAHMIESLRDMVQRVRAASDAVEAEAHQIAGSSTELSASVALQASSAEETSAAMEEMAANLQSVDATVQTMDRKVSLVRAESDALGAAVTQTSSSISELAASIQQVAGNVSNANRVAGEASEAANAGETAVSQTVAGMKAIAETMGGIRKTIQVLDQRSSEIGAIIEVIDDIAEQTNLLALNAAIEAARAGEAGRGFAVVADEVRKLAERSARATKEIGDLIKGIQAETAQAVHVTQEGATKVEEGSKLASHTGEALGRIRTAAVQVTQLLGEVVAATDEQARAGSQIVAATEQMATINDHVTGAVAEMEQLAKSVSYATAEQRQGSEQVVLAVDSLNRSSREAAGATEQVARTADDLTEQARRLQEAVAFFKLTASARPTAPGAERPLALSASRPSR; encoded by the coding sequence ATGCGCTTTACGCTTCGCGTCCGCATCCTTTCGGGATTCCTCGTCATGATTGCTCTGATCGCGGGGCTCGGGGTGGGCTCGATCCTCTCCGTCCAGCGCGTGCAGGGCTTGCTCGCCGCGACCTACCAAAAGGACCTGACGGGCCTCAACGAGAGCGCCGAGACCCTCGCCCAGCTCCACAACCTGCGGGTAGGGGCCCACCGCTACGTCGGCGCTCCCACCCCGGAGCGCGGAGCGCGGATCGCTTCGACCCTCGACGGCGATCTCACCGACTTCAAGAAGATGCTCGTTTCGCTCGAGCAGCTGGACGCGGTCAAAGAGGGGCAGGTCTCGCTGAGCACCTTCAACACCGAGACCGAGGCCTTCATCGGCATCGTTCGGCAGGCCATGGTCCAGAAGCAGACCCGTGGCGCCGCCGAAGCCGCCTGGCTCCTGGAGCGCGACGGGCGCGATCGCTTCCTCAAAGCCGAAGAAGCCATCCAGCAGCTCCACGACCGGATCCAGGCCGATGCCAAGGCACGCTACGAGGCCTCGGTGCAGGATGCCCAGCGATCGCTCGCCCTGACCCTCGGCTTCATCGTGGTGGCCCTCGGCGCAGCACTCGCGATGGCCTGGGTGCTCGCGCGCTCCATCGTGAACCCCATCCAGCGCATGCAGATCGCCGCCCAGGCGATCGCCCGCGGCGAGCTGGACCAGGACGTGCGCGAGGCGCGCCAGGACGAGCTCGGCGACATGGCGCAGAGCTTCCAGGAAATGACCGGCTACCTCAAGGAGGTCGCCCACGTGGCGAGTGCCATGAGCGACGGGGACCTCAGCCGGAGCCTCACCCCCAAGAGCGAGCGTGACCGGCTCGGCACCGCCGTCGCCCACATGATCGAGAGCCTGCGCGACATGGTCCAGCGGGTGCGCGCCGCTTCGGACGCGGTGGAGGCCGAAGCCCACCAGATCGCAGGCTCCAGCACCGAGCTGTCGGCCTCGGTCGCCCTCCAGGCCTCGAGCGCCGAGGAGACCTCGGCGGCCATGGAGGAGATGGCCGCCAACCTCCAGTCGGTGGATGCGACCGTCCAGACCATGGACCGCAAGGTGAGCCTGGTGCGAGCCGAGTCGGACGCGCTGGGCGCCGCCGTCACCCAGACCTCGAGCTCCATCTCGGAGCTCGCCGCGAGCATCCAGCAGGTGGCGGGCAACGTTTCGAACGCCAACCGGGTGGCCGGGGAAGCCTCCGAGGCGGCGAACGCCGGTGAGACGGCGGTCTCCCAGACCGTCGCCGGCATGAAGGCGATCGCCGAGACCATGGGCGGCATCCGCAAGACCATCCAGGTGCTCGATCAACGCTCAAGCGAGATCGGTGCTATCATCGAGGTGATCGACGACATCGCCGAGCAGACCAACCTCCTGGCCCTCAACGCGGCCATCGAGGCGGCCCGTGCCGGCGAAGCGGGCCGCGGCTTCGCGGTCGTCGCCGACGAAGTCCGCAAGCTCGCCGAGCGCTCGGCCCGCGCCACCAAGGAGATCGGGGATCTCATCAAGGGGATCCAAGCCGAGACCGCCCAGGCGGTCCACGTGACCCAGGAAGGCGCCACCAAGGTCGAAGAGGGCTCTAAGCTCGCAAGCCACACCGGCGAGGCCCTCGGCCGCATCCGCACGGCAGCCGTGCAGGTCACCCAGTTGCTCGGCGAGGTCGTCGCCGCCACCGACGAGCAGGCCCGAGCCGGCAGTCAGATCGTGGCGGCCACCGAGCAGATGGCCACCATCAACGACCACGTCACCGGCGCGGTGGCCGAGATGGAGCAGCTGGCCAAGAGCGTCTCCTACGCCACCGCCGAGCAGCGCCAGGGCTCCGAGCAGGTCGTGCTCGCGGTCGACAGCCTCAACCGCAGCTCGCGCGAGGCCGCCGGCGCCACCGAGCAGGTCGCCCGCACGGCCGACGACCTCACCGAGCAGGCACGGCGCCTGCAAGAGGCCGTGGCCTTCTTCAAGCTCACCGCCTCGGCTCGCCCGACCGCACCCGGCGCCGAGCGGCCCCTGGCCCTCTCGGCCTCGCGCCCCTCACGATAA